In Salvelinus namaycush isolate Seneca chromosome 17, SaNama_1.0, whole genome shotgun sequence, one genomic interval encodes:
- the LOC120062144 gene encoding girdin-like produces MGGTPDDLQQLILMPLPNTAILGQDPLTEAAVEELRRLLLLLLGCAIQCERKETFIQQIQSLDIETQTAIANCIQEVTQDPRAVLPLQWEELGGLEEVELQVLFGSMARQIQGLLAQRDTHLERIAELCWTSEVQQAEPLMAPPGGHTEELPQSLAVQLADSRAKLRCLKQELEDKGDQLLDYKQEVQTMEEQLKKLQKENRSLQGEVRGMRALRDELDCLRDRAGRAEQLQTELQSCTHRLRSLEVTRTQLKEQQQLCVALQETRVLLEEQLADTRQRCSSLRELERDNLLLRQRLIDLEGEQDTERQRVDELLEMNMGLEAELRQVLRHNNNNTGMMTAARHFHQSEVESDEEAGLREELREDIDPKPLSVEVGEASSLRLLGAENENAELRRRLEDLLSEQEVRGQRQADLPEVREELACLEAEHQNTLREFQNVKNKNATLKESLELLLTKHQSIEEEGEKQGSESSRGEGEGTARRGLDSERGANIIRTQREAGVGAELLHPEEREVQVDNQVLKPKKREEEGEKEIGREREIKHVKNDKEEDLGKADINQKEIEDPNPATEEEKLPKTKYGEEKEKSVEKDVCVFPGPDVERLASELQQALEQADRQASVAQDLRSKLGEQSRKAWEAEQRLVLLEAESQRLRKATESLAEARRQIEVLQAERLQMEEELCRLRSQAELQRMQASVIATLEGERATLERERGTLRSSLDTLRTAQRKGDQLELTTQALRAELEHQGRSLESSRRNEEELEAELREVALEVESLTRGRNQALLEASRLEQEKEACQGELDSQRKEQRQREREAARLRQQLQSTASALEHSNQRACSLETEHRHVCQELSQSKELCAQLHDLEKELGTRLQGLEKESQECKELNTEAQNKIRSLTQELANEKVQSQELSNEAARLKQELERAEVELKTVTADLLLSEKWERDAVSANFSPESPANIQKATSSDRLTLEHPEAKDAQPKEGHDLCMTSDARVEKMDWSMSERLIDLERENAAVGAEREVLLSQLSQSQSAGSHLREQIDTLQHHSISLQETCTKLQTLNTQLQVEEASLSFQHAAVLARCSESEARCAALEAESKVCAREHEESLVRTEGLRRDQERMTALQQRQEAELEELLDRHSHLRSSNRNLETQHRDLEGRYQELLGLKSQMEETKREMKMEREKMEGEVQKQAERERELERLKEDNERLQGVQREWAQVQSELLAQGSVLRGELSAAQLERTRLEGEISFLRENNQRLELSTDRLTNQYQLLTQLKGNMEEENRHLLEQNQSLTNHNRDLMEQSLECKDQHHSQQREYQSRNS; encoded by the exons ATGGGAGGGACACCA GATGATCTACAGCAGCTGATTCTGATGCCTCTTCCAAACACTGCCATTTTGGGGCAAGACCCCCTAACAG AGGCAGCAGTGGAGGAGTTGAGGAGATTGCTACTGCTTTTACTGGGATGTGCGATACag TGTGAGAGGAAGGAAACATTCATACAGCAAATCCAGTCGCTGGACATCGAGACTCAAACTGCCATTGCCAACTGTATCCAGGAG GTGACCCAGGACCCCAGAGCTGTGCTGCCGCTGCAGTGGGAGGAGCTGGGAGGGCTGGAGGAGGTGGAGCTACAGGTGCTGTTTGGCTCCATGGCCAGACAGATCCAAGGCCTgctggcacagagagacacacacctggag agGATAGCAGAGTTGTGTTGGACGAGCGAGGTCCAGCAGGCTGAGCCTCTCATGGCGCCCCCAGGTGGTCACACTGAGGAGCTGCCCCAGAGTCTGGCTGTCCAGCTAGCAGACAGCAGGGCCAAACTACGATGCCTCAAACAAGAACT GGAAGACAAAGGAGATCAACTATTGGATTACAAGCAGGAAGTTCAAACTATGGAGGAGCAGTTGAAGAAACTTCAGAAAGAG AACCGCAGTCTTCAGGGTGAGGTGCGGGGAATGCGAGCGTTGCGTGACGAGCTGGACTGTCTTCGTGACCGTGCAGGCAGAGCCGAGCAGCTGCAGACAGAGCTACAGAGCTGCACTCATAGACTACGCAGCCTGGAAGTCACTCGCACACAACTGAAG gagcagcagcagctgtgtGTGGCGCTACAGGAGACCCGAGTCCTGCTGGAGGAGCAGCTGGCAGACACACGGCAACGCTGCTCCAGCCTACGGGAGCTGGAGAGGGACAATCTGCTGCTGCGACAGAGACTCATAGATCTGGAAGGG gagcagGACACTGAGCGGCAGAGGGTCGATGAGCTGTTAGAGATGAACATGGGCCTGGAGGCGGAGCTTAGACAGGTGCTTAGacataacaacaacaatacaGGCATGATGACAGCGGCTCGACATTTCCACCAATCAGAGGTGGAGTCTGACGAGGAGGCTGGGCTAAGAGAGGAGCTAAGAGAAGATATTG aTCCGAAGCCTCTGAGTGTGGAGGTGGGTGAGGCGTCGTCACTGAGACTTCTGGGAGCTGAAAATGAGAATGCCGAGCTGAGGAGGCGTCTGGAGGACCTGCTCTCTGAAcaggaggtcaggggtcagagg CAAGCTGATTTGCCGGAGGTGAGGGAGGAGCTGGCCTGTCTGGAGGCAGAACATCAGAATACACTAAGAGAG TTTCAGAACGTCAAGAACAAAAATGCCACTTTGAAAGAGAGCCTGGAACTGCTGTTGACAAAGCATCAAAGTattgaggaagaaggagagaag cAAGGTTCTGAGTCCtcaagaggagaaggggagggtaCTGCCCGGAGAGGGTTGGACAGTGAGAGGGGAGCCAACATCATCAGAACCCAAAGAGAAGCTGGAGTTGGGGCAGAGCTGCTCCAtcctgaagagagagaggtgCAAGTAGACAATCAGGTTCTGAAACCtaaaaagagagaagaagaaggtgaGAAGGAGatcgggagagaaagagagataaaacATGTAAAAAATGACAAGGAAGAAGATCTCGGGAAGGCAGACATTAACCAGAAAGAGATAGAAGACCCCAACCCAGCCACTGAAGAAGAGAAACTGCCAAAAACAAAGTATGGAGAAGAGAAAGAAAAGTCAGTGGAAAAAGACGTGTGTGTGTTCCCTGGGCCTGACGTTGAGCGCCTGGCCTCAGAGCTCCAGCAGGCCCTGGAGCAGGCTGACAGGCAGGCGTCTGTAGCCCAGGACCTGCGCTCCAAGCTGGGGGAACAGAGCAGGAAAGCCTGGGAGGCTGAGCAGAGACTGGTGCTACTGGAGGCCGAGAGCCAGAGACTGAGGAAGGCTACAGAGAGCCTGGCGGAGGCTAGGAGACAGATAGAG GTGCTGCAGGCGGAGCGCCTGCAGATGGAGGAGGAGCTATGTCGTCTGCGGAGCCAGGCTGAGCTGCAGCGGATGCAGGCCTCGGTCATCGCTACTCTGGAGGGGGAGCGAGCCacgctggagagagagagagggaccctcCGTAGCTCTTTGGACACCCTACGCACTGCCCAACGCAAG GGTGACCAATTAGAGCTGACAACTCAAGCCCTGAGGGCGGAGCTAGAGCACCAGGGGAGGAGTCTGGAATCCTCAAGGCGCAATGAGGAGGAGTTAGAGGCAGAGCTTCGTGAGGTAGCACTAGAGGTAGAGTCTCTGACCCGGGGGCGGAACCAGGCTCTGCTGGAGGCCTCGCGATTGGAGCAGGAGAAGGAGGCGTGTCAGGGAGAGCTGGACAGCCAACGGAAGGagcagaggcagagggagagggaggcggCCAGGCTGAGGCAGCAGCTACAGAGTACAGCATCAGCCCTGGAACACAGCAACCAGAGGGCCTGCAGTCTGGAGACAGAGCACAG GCATGTGTGTCAGGAGCTGTCTCAATCCAAGGAGCTCTGTGCTCAATTACACGACCTGGAGAAGGAGCTCGGTACTCGGCTACAGggtctggagaaggagagccaGGAGTGTAAAGAGCTGAACACAGAAGCCCAGAATAAAATTAGATCTCtgactcag GAGCTAGCCAATGAGAAGGTGCAGTCCCAAGAACTGTCCAATGAGGCTGCACGGCTGAAGCAGGAGTTGGAGAGGGCAGAGGTCGAACTGAAGACAGTTACCGCTGACCTTCTCCTTTCAGAGAAGTGGGAGAGAGATGCCGTCTCTGCTAATTTCTCACCAGAAAGCCCTGCTAACATACAGAAGGCTACATCCTCAGACAGACTCACACTAGAGCACCCAGAGGCTAAAGATGCCCAACCAAAGGAGGGCCATGACCTCTGTATGACCTCAGATGCTAGAGTAGAGAAGATGGACTGGTCTATGAGTGAACGACTGATAgacctggagagagag AATGCAGCGGTGGGCGCGGAGCGGGAGGTGTTGCTATCCCAGCTGTCTCAGTCCCAGTCAGCCGGTAGCCACCTGAGGGAGCAGATAGACACCCTGCAACATCACTCTATCAGCCTGCAGGAGACCTGCACCAAGCTGCAGACACTTAACACTCAGCTACAG gtGGAGGAGGCGTCCCTG AGCTTTCAGCATGCAGCAGTGTTGGCGAGGTGCAGCGAGAGCGAGGCCAGGTGTGCTGCTTTGGAGGCGGAGTCTAAGGTGTGTGCCAGGGAACATGAGGAGTCATTGGTCAGGACGGAGGGGCTGAGGAGGGACCAGGAGCGAATGACAGCGCTGCAGCAGAGGCAGGAGGCAGAGCTAGAGGAGCTGCTGGATAGACACTCCCATCTGAGGAGCAGCAACCGTAACCTGGAGACACAGCACAGGGATCTGGAGGGAAG GTATCAGGAGCTCCTGGGCCTCAAATCCCAGATGgaggagacaaaaagagagatgaaaatggagagagagaagatggagggagaggtgcAAAAGCaggcggagagagaaagagaattagagagactGAAAGAGGATAATGAGAG GCTGCAGGGTGTGCAGAGGGAGTGGGCCCAGGTGCAGAGTGAGCTGCTGGCCCAGGGCTCGGTGCTGCGGGGGGAGCTGAGTGCTGCCCAGCTGGAGAGGACCAGGCTGGAGGGAGAGATCAGCTTTCTGAGGGAGAACAACCAGAGACTGGAGCTCAGCACCGACCGCCTCACCAACCAGTACCAG ctgCTGACCCAGCTGAAGGGGAATATGGAGGAGGAGAACCGTCATCTGTTGGAGCAGAATCAGAGTCTGACCAATCACAACAGAGACCTGATGGAGCAGAGCCTGGAGTGCAAGGACCAGCACCACTCACAGCAGAGAGAATAccagtca AGAAATAGCTAA
- the LOC120062145 gene encoding RDS/peripherin-like protein xRDS35 → MALLKLQFPLQRRVRLAQSLWLLSWLAVLAGAFTFSLGVYLKTELLRRAEVMDNTEIHVVPNILMLVGLITIGINLFAGRVCQDSLDSARFPPWKPFLLPWYGLAWMVCVWLLSAVVLSYALQGHLEESLKVGLRNGIRFYRDTDVPGRCFQKETIDRLQMELRCCGNTNYRDWFEVQWISNRYLDFTSKEVKDRVRSNVDGRYLMDGVPFSCCNPGSPRPCLQNHLTDNAAHYNYEHQSEELNLYIRGCRQALVDYYMGLMNTIGPGILSVISLQMSVLVSLRYLQTSLDGVDPENPEADSEGYILAKGVKETMMDVKNTMFNLLQFGQVEAGDEAEAGEDGEKAATSS, encoded by the exons aTGGCGCTGCTGAAGCTGCAGTTCCCCCTGCAGAGGCGTGTGCGTCTGGCCCAGAGTCTGTGGCTGCTGTCCTGGCTGGCTGTGCTGGCTGGGGCCTTCACCTTCTCCCTGGGAGTGTACCTCAAGACCGAGCTGCTCCGCAGGGCAGAG GTGATGGATAACACAGAGATCCACGTGGTGCCCAACATTTTGATGCTGGTGGGCTTGATAACCATCGGGATCAACCTGTTTGCTGGGCGGGTGTGTCAGGACTCCCTGGACTCTGCCCGGTTCCCCCCCTGGAAGCCCTTCCTGCTGCCCTGGTATGGCCTGGCCTGGATGGTGTGTGTCTGGTTGCTGTCTGCTGTGGTGCTCAGCTATGCCCTGCAGGGACACCTCGAGGAGTCACTCAAG GTGGGCCTGAGGAACGGTATCCGGTTCTACCGGGACACGGATGTCCCGGGCCGCTGCTTCCAGAAGGAGACCATCGACAGGCTGCAAATGGAACTGCGTTGCTGCGGCAACACCAACTACAGGGACTGGTTCGAGGTTCAGTGGATCAGCAACAGATACCTGGACTTCACCTCTAAAGAAGtcaagga TCGTGTGCGTAGCAACGTGGACGGTCGTTACCTGATGGATGGAGTCCCCTTCAGCTGCTGTAACCCCGGCTCCCCTCGGCCCTGTCTCCAGAACCACCTGACTGACAACGCTGCTCACTACAACTATGAGCACCAGAGTGAGGAGCTGAACCTGTACATCCGCGGCTGCAGACAGGCGCTGGTCGACTACTACATGGGCCTCATGAACACCATCGGCCCCGGGATTCTGTCGGTCATCTCCCTGCAG ATGTCAGTGTTGGTGAGTCTGCGGTACCTGCAGACGTCTCTGGACGGTGTGGATCCGGAGAACCCTGAAGCTGACAGCGAGGGCTACATCCTGGCGAAGGGGGTGAAAGAAACCATGATGGACGTCAAGAACACCATGTTCAACCTGCTCCAGTTCGGAcag GTGGAAGCAGGTGATGAGGCAGAAGCAGGGGAGGACGGTGAGAAGGCAGCCACGTCCAGCTAG